In the genome of Myxococcus stipitatus, one region contains:
- a CDS encoding TolC family protein, which produces MSVLFPSIRLGSLLLLVATPALAARPLTMEQSVALALERSPRLIAQKAEVASAQAQLSGASLLAQTNPELQAAVGPRFRGAESTLLDVNVGISQQLELFGQRGARKDAATASVAASRARMVALQVELAAEVREAFGKALAVEQELRLAQDALALAEEGRQAAEERLKAGAASRIEVNTARVELGRAQKERARAEQQRTQTLAELRLLLGVEPDEELAPQGALPTEASAPPALAELMRQATAQRADLKAAMAEVEAAEAEVRLARKEALPRPSLGISYGREEGNDIIQGTLGIDLPLFNRNQAGRGVSSARERAARDTLAATQRFVRSEVELAFNRYRTAQAGAAVFGGDVLAALQENLKLVTEAYRAGKVDFLQLLIIRREALAARLGYIEALEELNTAEAQLKKVVGAIQ; this is translated from the coding sequence GTGAGCGTCCTGTTCCCATCCATTCGACTCGGCAGCCTGCTCCTGCTCGTCGCCACGCCGGCCCTCGCGGCCCGCCCGCTGACGATGGAGCAATCCGTTGCACTCGCCCTTGAACGCAGTCCCCGACTCATCGCCCAGAAGGCCGAAGTGGCCTCGGCCCAGGCCCAGCTCTCGGGCGCATCCCTCCTCGCGCAGACCAACCCGGAGCTCCAGGCCGCCGTCGGCCCGCGCTTCCGGGGCGCGGAGAGCACCCTCCTCGACGTCAACGTCGGCATCAGCCAGCAGCTGGAGCTCTTCGGCCAGCGAGGTGCCCGCAAGGACGCCGCGACGGCCAGCGTGGCCGCCAGTCGCGCGCGGATGGTGGCCCTCCAGGTGGAGCTCGCCGCCGAGGTCCGTGAGGCCTTCGGCAAGGCCCTGGCCGTCGAGCAGGAGCTGCGGCTCGCCCAGGACGCCCTCGCGCTCGCGGAGGAGGGACGCCAGGCCGCCGAGGAGCGGCTGAAGGCGGGCGCCGCCTCCCGCATCGAGGTGAACACCGCGAGGGTGGAGCTGGGCCGGGCCCAGAAGGAGCGCGCCCGCGCCGAGCAGCAGCGCACGCAGACGCTCGCGGAGCTGCGGCTCCTGCTGGGCGTCGAGCCCGACGAGGAGCTCGCCCCCCAAGGCGCGCTCCCCACGGAGGCCTCGGCCCCGCCCGCGCTCGCCGAGCTCATGCGGCAGGCCACCGCGCAGCGCGCGGACCTGAAGGCCGCCATGGCCGAGGTAGAGGCCGCGGAGGCGGAGGTGCGGCTCGCCCGGAAGGAAGCCCTGCCCCGCCCCAGCCTCGGCATCAGCTACGGCCGCGAGGAAGGCAACGACATCATCCAGGGGACGCTCGGCATCGACCTGCCCCTCTTCAATCGCAACCAGGCCGGCAGGGGCGTCAGCTCCGCCCGGGAGCGCGCGGCGAGAGACACGCTCGCCGCCACCCAGCGCTTCGTCCGCTCCGAGGTGGAGCTGGCCTTCAATCGCTATCGCACCGCGCAGGCCGGGGCGGCCGTCTTCGGAGGCGACGTCCTCGCCGCGCTCCAGGAGAACCTGAAGCTCGTCACCGAGGCGTACCGCGCCGGCAAGGTCGACTTCCTCCAATTGCTCATCATCCGGCGCGAAGCCCTCGCCGCACGCCTTGGCTACATCGAGGCGCTCGAGGAGCTCAACACCGCTGAAGCCCAGCTCAAGAAGGTCGTGGGAGCCATTCAATGA
- a CDS encoding CHAP domain-containing protein, producing the protein MSNGVSFPKFNTNTFSINTKGPGFIAGNLPKQDPTTLTKPLITTGYSMADLFEGSAPKPTSTSKAKPPSSSSGSDIGQKIVDIAKKQEGYKEGANNSNKFTQAMTGKKGQAWCADFVSWAAKEAGLKSPRSSSVGGIVNQLKEQGTWKNKKNPQVGDAIAFNNPKTSRWDDHIGIISKVNYKTVEKNGKKTKVPVSVDVISGNSGRNTDGVSTRKKVPLNDPTIVGWGSMAKPKKK; encoded by the coding sequence ATGAGCAACGGCGTCTCGTTCCCCAAGTTCAACACCAACACCTTCTCCATCAACACGAAGGGCCCCGGGTTCATCGCCGGAAACCTGCCGAAGCAGGACCCGACGACCCTGACGAAGCCCCTGATCACAACGGGCTACTCCATGGCGGACCTCTTCGAGGGGAGCGCCCCCAAGCCGACGAGCACCTCGAAGGCGAAGCCGCCTTCCTCCTCCTCGGGCTCCGACATCGGACAGAAGATCGTCGACATCGCCAAGAAGCAGGAGGGCTACAAGGAGGGCGCCAACAACTCCAACAAGTTCACCCAGGCCATGACGGGCAAGAAGGGCCAGGCCTGGTGCGCGGACTTCGTGAGCTGGGCCGCGAAGGAGGCGGGCCTGAAGTCACCTCGCTCCTCCTCCGTGGGAGGCATCGTCAACCAGCTCAAGGAGCAGGGCACCTGGAAGAACAAGAAGAACCCCCAGGTGGGTGATGCCATTGCGTTCAACAACCCCAAGACCAGCCGGTGGGATGACCACATCGGCATCATCAGCAAGGTCAACTACAAGACCGTCGAGAAGAACGGCAAGAAGACCAAGGTGCCCGTCAGCGTGGATGTCATCTCCGGCAACTCGGGCCGGAACACCGACGGCGTCTCCACGCGCAAGAAGGTCCCGCTGAACGACCCCACCATCGTCGGCTGGGGCTCCATGGCGAAGCCCAAGAAGAAGTGA
- a CDS encoding cation diffusion facilitator family transporter, which produces MSGSHNHAAPTHGKAFAVGIGLNLAFVAVEATFGFLSDSLALLADAGHNLSDILGLVLAWGASVLARRRPTERHTYGLRSSSILAALLNGLLLLVAVGGIAWEAIRRLGEPAPVASGTVMLVAGVGIVINTATALMFWKGRKNDLNIRGAFLHMAADAGVSLAVVLAGALIYFTGWLWMDPVVTLLIAALIFFSTWGLLKDSVNLALHAVPENIDMGAVRERLSKAPGVAQVHDLHVWAMSTTEAALTAHLVVRDAQVDDQLVSQLKKRLHDEFGIHHVTLQLEAVTLSDCCQLAPM; this is translated from the coding sequence ATGTCCGGCTCCCACAACCACGCAGCTCCCACCCACGGCAAGGCCTTCGCCGTGGGCATCGGCCTCAACCTGGCCTTCGTCGCCGTGGAGGCCACCTTCGGCTTCCTCTCCGACTCGCTGGCCCTGCTCGCCGATGCCGGCCACAACCTGAGCGACATCCTGGGCCTCGTGCTCGCGTGGGGAGCCAGCGTCCTGGCCCGCCGCAGGCCGACCGAGCGCCACACCTACGGCCTGCGCAGCTCCTCCATCCTCGCCGCCCTGCTCAATGGCCTGCTGCTCCTGGTCGCCGTGGGAGGCATCGCGTGGGAGGCCATCCGCAGGCTCGGTGAGCCCGCCCCCGTCGCCAGCGGCACCGTGATGCTGGTGGCCGGCGTCGGTATCGTCATCAACACCGCCACCGCGCTCATGTTCTGGAAGGGCCGCAAGAACGACCTCAACATCCGGGGTGCCTTCCTCCACATGGCCGCCGACGCGGGCGTGTCATTGGCCGTCGTCCTCGCCGGCGCGCTCATCTACTTCACCGGCTGGCTCTGGATGGACCCCGTGGTGACGCTCCTCATCGCGGCCCTCATCTTCTTCAGCACGTGGGGACTCCTGAAGGACTCCGTCAACCTGGCGCTGCATGCCGTGCCGGAGAACATCGACATGGGCGCGGTGCGCGAGCGGCTCAGCAAGGCGCCCGGCGTCGCGCAGGTGCATGACCTGCACGTGTGGGCCATGAGCACGACCGAGGCCGCGCTCACCGCCCACCTCGTCGTTCGCGATGCCCAGGTGGACGACCAGCTCGTGAGCCAGTTGAAGAAACGGCTGCATGACGAGTTCGGTATCCACCACGTCACGCTGCAGCTCGAAGCAGTCACGCTCTCGGACTGCTGCCAGCTTGCTCCGATGTAG
- a CDS encoding efflux RND transporter periplasmic adaptor subunit, with product MNAYTHLSVLLATTLLLTGCSEKKEAARPDAPRPAAAHAGKEEGHDHEEGESHGEPEGDEGHEEVITLTPEAARSAGLELARAESRPLINGISVPARITFTQGGVAKVASRVPGRIDTLAVSLGQKVKKGQVLGHLDSPELGQARADYLSAAIKARVAEANFRRESDLLAKGITSEREMREAESAFVTAQAERNAADGRLHALGMSDEDIATLRANEHYSSRFPAVSPIHGTVVEIQGTVGQAVEPTTSLFTVADLSELWVLLDISESQLSRVRTGQSVELTVQALPGQRFTGQVSYIGDIVDEKTRTIPVRVVVANTEGTLKPGMFAQAELATTSALPEAPKDTARLVVPREAVQTVGTKQVVFIPSGEHRFQPVEVRTGASSSREVEVLSGLEAGASIVAKGAFILKSELSKESMGEGHSH from the coding sequence ATGAACGCGTACACGCATCTGTCCGTCCTGTTGGCCACCACCCTGCTGCTGACGGGCTGCTCCGAGAAGAAGGAAGCCGCGCGCCCGGATGCCCCCAGGCCCGCCGCCGCCCACGCGGGCAAGGAAGAAGGCCACGACCACGAGGAGGGCGAGTCCCACGGCGAGCCCGAGGGCGACGAGGGACACGAGGAGGTCATCACCCTCACCCCCGAGGCCGCCCGCTCCGCGGGGCTGGAGCTGGCGCGCGCCGAGTCCAGGCCGCTGATCAACGGCATCAGCGTCCCGGCCCGCATCACCTTCACGCAAGGCGGCGTCGCCAAGGTCGCCTCGCGCGTCCCGGGCCGCATCGACACGCTCGCCGTGTCGCTGGGCCAGAAGGTGAAGAAGGGCCAGGTGCTGGGACACCTGGACAGTCCGGAGCTGGGCCAGGCCCGCGCGGACTACCTCTCCGCGGCCATCAAGGCGCGCGTGGCGGAGGCCAACTTCCGCCGCGAGTCGGACCTGCTCGCCAAGGGCATCACCAGCGAGCGCGAGATGCGCGAGGCGGAGAGCGCCTTCGTCACCGCGCAGGCGGAGCGCAACGCGGCGGATGGACGGCTGCACGCACTCGGCATGTCCGACGAGGACATCGCCACGCTGCGCGCCAACGAGCACTACAGCTCCCGCTTCCCCGCCGTCAGCCCCATCCACGGCACGGTGGTGGAGATTCAAGGCACCGTGGGACAGGCGGTGGAGCCCACCACCTCGCTCTTCACCGTGGCGGACCTCTCCGAGCTGTGGGTGCTGCTGGACATCAGCGAGAGCCAGCTGTCGCGGGTCCGCACGGGCCAGTCCGTGGAGCTCACCGTGCAGGCGCTCCCCGGCCAGCGCTTCACCGGACAGGTGAGCTACATCGGCGACATCGTCGATGAGAAGACGCGCACCATCCCGGTCCGGGTGGTGGTGGCCAACACCGAGGGCACGCTCAAGCCCGGCATGTTCGCGCAGGCGGAGCTCGCCACCACGTCCGCGCTCCCGGAGGCCCCCAAGGACACCGCGCGGCTGGTGGTCCCCCGTGAAGCGGTGCAGACGGTGGGGACGAAGCAGGTCGTCTTCATCCCCTCGGGGGAGCACCGGTTCCAGCCGGTGGAGGTCCGCACGGGGGCCAGCTCCTCGCGCGAGGTGGAGGTCCTGTCGGGGCTCGAAGCGGGTGCGTCCATCGTCGCGAAGGGCGCGTTCATCCTCAAGTCCGAGCTCTCAAAGGAGAGCATGGGCGAAGGCCACTCCCACTAG
- a CDS encoding YnfA family protein, with the protein MLLPRTFGLFVVTALAEIVGCYLPYLWLREGRSAWLLVPAALSLAGFAWLLTLHPTGAARTYAAYGGVYIAVALVWLWWVEGERPTTWDVVGACVAILGMAIILLGPRK; encoded by the coding sequence GTGTTGTTGCCGCGTACCTTCGGACTCTTCGTCGTCACGGCCCTGGCCGAAATCGTGGGCTGCTATCTGCCCTACCTGTGGCTGCGGGAGGGCAGGTCCGCGTGGCTCCTGGTGCCGGCGGCGCTGAGCCTGGCGGGGTTCGCGTGGCTTCTGACGCTGCATCCCACGGGGGCCGCGCGCACGTATGCCGCGTATGGCGGCGTGTACATCGCGGTGGCGTTGGTGTGGCTGTGGTGGGTGGAGGGTGAGCGGCCCACGACCTGGGATGTCGTGGGGGCGTGCGTGGCCATCCTGGGGATGGCCATCATCCTCCTCGGCCCGCGGAAGTGA